One window of Tepidanaerobacter acetatoxydans Re1 genomic DNA carries:
- a CDS encoding DUF554 domain-containing protein, whose translation MLLGTIVNILTIIAGTLLGTVMKNRFSENIKNTVMQGLSLTVMIIGISMAVKTENMLVLTLSIVIGGILGEVLKIEDRLNSFGKKLESGFQDENGNFTRAFVTASLMYCVGAMAVLGSIQSGLDGNHDILFVKSILDGTTAVVFSSTMGFGVAFSAIPVLLYQGAITLAASFVKDFLTTAVITEMSAAGGLLIFGIGINMLGINVTIKVGNLLPAIFVAIAVAILFAQLPF comes from the coding sequence ATGTTGTTAGGAACGATTGTAAATATTCTAACAATTATTGCAGGTACATTACTGGGAACTGTAATGAAAAATCGTTTTAGTGAAAATATCAAAAATACTGTAATGCAGGGCTTAAGTCTTACGGTAATGATTATAGGTATTTCTATGGCGGTAAAAACTGAGAACATGCTTGTGCTTACACTGAGCATCGTTATCGGAGGAATCCTAGGTGAAGTATTGAAAATTGAGGATAGGCTGAATAGCTTTGGGAAGAAACTTGAATCAGGTTTTCAAGATGAAAACGGCAATTTTACTCGTGCTTTTGTAACGGCAAGTCTTATGTACTGTGTAGGGGCGATGGCGGTGCTGGGCTCCATACAAAGCGGTCTTGACGGCAATCATGACATACTATTTGTAAAATCAATACTAGATGGTACAACGGCGGTGGTATTTTCATCGACAATGGGATTTGGCGTGGCATTTTCCGCTATTCCGGTCCTTTTATATCAAGGGGCAATTACATTGGCAGCTTCATTTGTGAAAGATTTTTTGACCACAGCAGTAATAACTGAAATGTCTGCGGCCGGCGGGCTGCTGATATTTGGCATAGGGATTAACATGCTTGGAATTAATGTTACAATTAAGGTTGGAAATCTTCTTCCCGCTATCTTTGTTGCAATTGCAGTGGCGATACTGTTTGCGCAGTTACCCTTTTAA